DNA sequence from the Arthrobacter sp. V1I9 genome:
GGGCACCTGACCCCCTCCATGAAGGTCAAGCGGGCCCAGGTGATGAAGGACTTCGAGACGGTCATCGAAGAGATGTACGCGTCACCGCGCTCGTAACTCTTAGGTGCTGGGCCGGCAGGCCCCGATCCTGTGCATGCTATTCCCCGCGCCGTTGGGAAAGAGAAGAGAGGGTCCCCGCCCGGGGACCCTCTCCTTTTCAATCAGTTAATCCGTTACTGCTCGATCACCAGGAGCAGGTCTCCGCCCTGGACCTGCTCCACCGAGGAGATGGCGAGCCGGGCAACCTTGCCGGCAGCCGGCGTCGTGATGGACGCTTCCATCTTCATGGCTTCAATGGTGGCCACGGTGTCTCCCGCGTTCACGGTGTCGCCGGGCTTGACGGTTACGGTGACGGCGCCGGCGAACGGGGCTGCCACGTGGCCGGGCTGGGCGGGGTCGGCCTTCTCTGCGGCCTTGACGTTGCTGACCACGGAACGGTCGCGGACCACCACGGGCCTGGACTGTCCGTTGAGGGTGCACATGACCGTGCGCATGCCCTTTTCGTCAGGCTCGGACACCGCTTCGAGGGACGCGATCAGCCGGACACCCTTCTCCAGCTGGATCTCGTGCTCCTGGCCGCGCTGGAGTCCGTAAAGGTAATCCCGGGTGTCCAGGACCGAGATGTTGCCGTAGGTCTCCACGCTCTTCAGGTAGTCCTTGGTGGGTCCGTCGAAGAGCAGCCGGTTCAGCGTGTGCTGGCGGGTCTTGGAGTCGGACTTCAAGGCGGCGCTGTCTTCGGCGCTGAGCTCCACGTCGCGGACCTTCACGCTCCGGCCCTGGAGGGCTTTGGTGCGGAAGGGCTCGGGCCAGCCTCCCGGAGGGTCACCCAGTTCGCCCGACAGGAATCCGATGACCGAATCCGGGATGTCGTAGTTCTGGGGGTTCTCGTTGAAGTCCGCCGGATCGGCGTTCAGGCCCACGAGGTGCAGGGCCAGGTCGCCTACCACCTTGGAGGACGGGGTGACCTTGACCAGGTGGCCGAGGATGCGGTCAGCGGCGGTGTACATGTCCTCGATCGCCTCAAAGCGCTCCCCCAGCCCCAGTGCCATCGCCTGCTGGCGGAGGTTCGAGAGCTGCCCGCCGGGGATCTCGTGCTGGTACACGCGCCCGGTGGGGCCCGGAAGTCCGGACTCGAACGGCGCGTAGACGCGGCGGACGGCCTCCCAGTACGGTTCCAGCGAGCTGACTGCAGCAAGGCTGAGGCCGGTGTCCCGCGGGGTGTGTGCCAGCGCTGCCACCAGGGCGGAAGCCGACGGCTGGCTGGTGGTTCCCGCCAGCGAAGCGGAGGCAACGTCCACGGCGTCAACACCGGCGTCCACGGCCGCCAGCAGGGTGGCCAGCTGCCCGCCTGCGGTGTCGTGCGTGTGCAGGTGCACCGGCAGGTCGAAACGTTCCCGCAGGGCGGAGACGAGTTTGGCCGCGGCGGCGGGACGGAGGAGGCCCGCCATATCCTTGATTGCCAGGATGTGGGCTCCGGCATCCACGATTTTCTGCGCCAGCTCCAGGTAGTAGTCCAGCGTGTAGAGCTTCTCTTCGGGGTCCAGCATGTCCCCGGTGTAGCAGAGTGCCACTTCGGCGACGGCGGTGCCTGTTGCCCGGACAGCGCGGATGGCGGGTGCCATCTGGCTGACGTCATTCAGGGCATCGAAGATGCGGAAGATGTCGATGCCGGTTGCCGCGGCCTCGTTGACGAACGCTTCGGTGACCTCTTCAGGGTAGGGCGTGTAGCCAACGGTGTTGCGGCCGCGGAGGAGCATCTGGATGCAAACGTTCGGCAGCGCCTGGCGAAGGGCGGCGAGCCGGTCCCAGGGGTCTTCACCCAGGAACCGGAGGGCGACGTCGTACGTGGCTCCACCCCAGGCCTCAACGGAGAGCAGTTCCGGCATCAGGGCGGTCACTGCGGGGCCGGCCGCCACGAGGTCGCGGGTACGGACGCGGGTGGCCAGGAGTGACTGGTGGGCGTCCCGGAACGTGGTGTCCGTGACGGCCACTGCGTTCTGTTCGCGAAGCGCCCTGGCAAAGCCCTCGGGTCCCAGCTCAAGGAGCCGCTGACGGGAGCCCGGTGCTGCCTGTTTGTCCTTGACGGACGGCAGCTTAGCCGCAGGATTTGAGTGCACGGTCAGCTCGCCGTTCGGCTTATTGACCGTGACTTCAGCCAGCCAGGTCAGGAGCTTGGTTCCGCGGTCGGCGGAGACCCGTGCCTTGAGAAGCTGCGGGCGCTCGTCAATGAAGTTCGTGGCGACGTCGCCGGCGATGAAGTCGGCGTCGTCAAGCACGGCCTGGAGGAAGGAGATGTTCGTGGAGACACCACGGATACGGAATTCGGCCAGGGCGCGGCGGGCACGGGCGACCGCGGCCGGGTAGTCCCTGCCGCGGCAGGTGAGCTTCACCAACATGGAGTCGAAGTGGGGGCTGATCTCGGCACCCGAGTAGACAGTGCCGCCGTCGAGCCGTACGCCTGCTCCGCCAGCGGACCGGTAGCCGGTGATCTTTCCAACGTCGGGGCGGAAGCCGTTGGCCGGGTCCTCGGTGGTGATGCGGCTCTGCAGCGCGGCGCCCCGCAGCCTTACGGTGTCTTGGGAGAGCCCGAGGTCAGCAAGCGTTTCGCCGGCGGCAATCCGCATTTGCGCCTGCACGAGGTCTACGTCGGTGACTTCCTCGGTGACCGTATGCTCCACCTGGATGCGCGGGTTCATCTCGATGAAGACATGCTGGCCGGCACGCTCACCCACGGTGTCAACGAGGAATTCAACGGTGCCGGCATTGACGTAGTTCAGGGCCTTGGCGAACTTAACGGCGTCGCGGTACAGGGCCTGGCGGATGCCTTCGTCCAGGTTGGGGGCCGGGGCGATTTCAATGACCTTTTGGTGCCGGCGCTGGATGGAGCAGTCACGCTCGAAGAGGTGCATCACGTTGCCCTCGGCGTCGGCCAGGATCTGCACTTCGATGTGCCGCGGCCGCAGTACGGCCTGCTCGAGGAACATAGTGGGGTCGCCGAAGGCAGCGTCCGCCTCACGCATGGCAGACTGCAGGGCATCCGGCAGCGCCTCGCGGGTGTCCACCCGGCGCATGCCGCGCCCGCCGCCGCCGGCCACGGCTTTGGCAAAAATGGGGAAACCGATCTCATCGGCGGCCGCGATGAGCTCGTCCAGGTCCTTGGAGGGCGCGCTGGACTTGAGAACGGGAACACCGGCGTCGCGGGCGGCCTTCAGCGCCGCAACTTTATTGCCCGCCAGTTCCAGCACCTCAGCCGGCGGACCAACAAAGGTAATGCCGGCTTCCTTCGCCGCGCGCGCCAGATCTGGATTTTCCGAGAGGAAACCGTATCCGGGGTAAATGGCGTCGGCACCGGACTCCTTTGCTACCCGCACCACTTCCGCAACGTCCAGGTACGCCCTTACGGGGTGGCCCTCTTCGCCAATCAAATAGGCCTCGTCCGCTTTCTGGCGGTGGATCGAGTTCCTGTCCTCATTTGGAAATACAGCAACGGTCTTAGCGCCCAGCTCGTAGCCGGCGCGGAAGGCCCTGATCGCGATTTCGCCGCGGTTGGCCACCAGAACTTTGGAAAACATACTTCTCCTGCATCATTGCGGGTGGATCGGTGAGTGGTCACAGTGTCTAGGACCTGGAAGGACAAACACAAATCTTTGTGGCCACCGTCACAGATTTCCCCGTCATGTCCCGAGCCCTTCTGCCGGGCCGGGCGGAAACCGCCCTGGCAGCATACTCGGTGCCGTGCCGACGCCTGATAAAGCAGGATTCGCCGACGCATCCACATATGATGAGTAGGGCGGCAGGACCGTCCGGCTTCGGCACTGCCGGAGCAAACATTACTCCCAACACGGCATCCGGCGTTAGGTTTTGGTCTCTCAAGTGCAAGTAGTCAGCATCAGCAGCCTCAAGGGTGGAGTCGGCAAGACTTCGGTCACCACAGGATTGGCGTCTGCAGCCCTTGCCGCAGGCATCCGCACGCTGGTGGTGGATCTTGATCCCCACGCAGACGCGACCACCGCCCTGGGCGTACAGCCCGGCGACCAGCTGGACATCGGAAGGATGCTCAAGAGCCCCCGCCGTGCCAAGCTCACGGAGAACGTTGTGGGCAGCAGTTGGACGGCGAAGGCCCACTCCAACGGCTCGGGTCCGGCGGTTCTGGATGTCGCCGTCGGCTCTGCCTACACGGGCATCTATGACCGTCCGGACCTCAGCCGCCGCGACCTGCGGCGGCTGTCCTCGGTACTGGCCACCGCGGAGAACTACGAGCTGGTCCTGATCGACTGCCCGCCATCCCTCAACGGCCTGACCCGAATGGCGTGGTCAGCGAGCGACAAGGTTGCCCTGGTTGCCGAGCCGGGACTGTTCTCCGTTGCGGGAACCGAGCGGACCATGAGGGCCATCCAGCTCTTCCGCCAGGAGTTCGCGCCCAACTTGTCGCCCGCCGGCATCGTTGCCAACCGTGTGCGGTCCGGGTCCTCCGAGCACAGCTACCGGCTGGCCGAGATGGAGTCCATGTTCGGAGAACTCCTCCTGAGTCCTCGAATCCCTGAGCAGGCAAACTGGCAGCAGATCCAGGGCGCCGCCCACCCGGTGCACCACTGGCCGGGCGAATCAGCCAAAGCGGCCGCCGCACTGTTCGATGACCTGCTGGCCAACCTGATGGCGGTAGGAAGCGGCTTGCGCAGCCGGGCACGCTAGAGAAGCAACATCAACAGCAGAGGCCGCTCTCCACAGGGAGAGCGGCCTCTGCTGTTGACAACAGGCTGTGGCGCAGGCGTCAGCTGATCTTGCGGGCTGCCCGCCG
Encoded proteins:
- a CDS encoding ParA family protein; the protein is MQVVSISSLKGGVGKTSVTTGLASAALAAGIRTLVVDLDPHADATTALGVQPGDQLDIGRMLKSPRRAKLTENVVGSSWTAKAHSNGSGPAVLDVAVGSAYTGIYDRPDLSRRDLRRLSSVLATAENYELVLIDCPPSLNGLTRMAWSASDKVALVAEPGLFSVAGTERTMRAIQLFRQEFAPNLSPAGIVANRVRSGSSEHSYRLAEMESMFGELLLSPRIPEQANWQQIQGAAHPVHHWPGESAKAAAALFDDLLANLMAVGSGLRSRAR
- a CDS encoding pyruvate carboxylase, producing the protein MFSKVLVANRGEIAIRAFRAGYELGAKTVAVFPNEDRNSIHRQKADEAYLIGEEGHPVRAYLDVAEVVRVAKESGADAIYPGYGFLSENPDLARAAKEAGITFVGPPAEVLELAGNKVAALKAARDAGVPVLKSSAPSKDLDELIAAADEIGFPIFAKAVAGGGGRGMRRVDTREALPDALQSAMREADAAFGDPTMFLEQAVLRPRHIEVQILADAEGNVMHLFERDCSIQRRHQKVIEIAPAPNLDEGIRQALYRDAVKFAKALNYVNAGTVEFLVDTVGERAGQHVFIEMNPRIQVEHTVTEEVTDVDLVQAQMRIAAGETLADLGLSQDTVRLRGAALQSRITTEDPANGFRPDVGKITGYRSAGGAGVRLDGGTVYSGAEISPHFDSMLVKLTCRGRDYPAAVARARRALAEFRIRGVSTNISFLQAVLDDADFIAGDVATNFIDERPQLLKARVSADRGTKLLTWLAEVTVNKPNGELTVHSNPAAKLPSVKDKQAAPGSRQRLLELGPEGFARALREQNAVAVTDTTFRDAHQSLLATRVRTRDLVAAGPAVTALMPELLSVEAWGGATYDVALRFLGEDPWDRLAALRQALPNVCIQMLLRGRNTVGYTPYPEEVTEAFVNEAAATGIDIFRIFDALNDVSQMAPAIRAVRATGTAVAEVALCYTGDMLDPEEKLYTLDYYLELAQKIVDAGAHILAIKDMAGLLRPAAAAKLVSALRERFDLPVHLHTHDTAGGQLATLLAAVDAGVDAVDVASASLAGTTSQPSASALVAALAHTPRDTGLSLAAVSSLEPYWEAVRRVYAPFESGLPGPTGRVYQHEIPGGQLSNLRQQAMALGLGERFEAIEDMYTAADRILGHLVKVTPSSKVVGDLALHLVGLNADPADFNENPQNYDIPDSVIGFLSGELGDPPGGWPEPFRTKALQGRSVKVRDVELSAEDSAALKSDSKTRQHTLNRLLFDGPTKDYLKSVETYGNISVLDTRDYLYGLQRGQEHEIQLEKGVRLIASLEAVSEPDEKGMRTVMCTLNGQSRPVVVRDRSVVSNVKAAEKADPAQPGHVAAPFAGAVTVTVKPGDTVNAGDTVATIEAMKMEASITTPAAGKVARLAISSVEQVQGGDLLLVIEQ